A part of Solibacillus sp. FSL H8-0538 genomic DNA contains:
- a CDS encoding response regulator, with protein sequence MRKKLFHGVIFLGAISNALALSMTDASSVIIISTTILYVVLFELVILFLEPRLVLAVRKRNVKKYPFMRDLLEAKRATIKLENGETLYNAAFTRYIHSKDAKTIVLDVTTPKTKKQAAIVTSHQVMLANILEVKKVQ encoded by the coding sequence ATGAGAAAAAAATTATTTCACGGGGTTATTTTCTTAGGTGCAATTAGCAATGCGCTTGCCTTGTCCATGACGGATGCCTCAAGCGTGATCATTATTTCAACGACGATATTGTATGTGGTACTGTTTGAGCTCGTTATTTTGTTTCTGGAGCCGAGGCTAGTGCTAGCGGTGCGGAAACGTAATGTAAAGAAGTATCCATTTATGAGAGATTTACTAGAGGCAAAGCGTGCAACGATTAAGTTGGAAAATGGTGAAACGCTTTATAATGCGGCATTTACTAGGTACATACATAGTAAAGATGCGAAAACAATCGTGCTGGATGTGACAACACCTAAAACGAAAAAGCAGGCGGCAATCGTGACAAGTCATCAAGTGATGCTTGCTAACATTTTAGAAGTAAAGAAAGTTCAATAG